The DNA sequence TGATAAATTatgtattgtttattttatgaaattgttaaattttaaattttattagtttagaaattattgcatttaactttttaaaattatgtattaaattttttataattttactctatatttaattaaaccagTTCAACTACGGTTTAATCCCGGTTGAAGTATTAAACCATTAAACCAGTTACTTGACCGGTTCAATGACCGGTCCAGTTCTCGCAACCTTGGTGGTGACATAATCAGCTCCTCGGAAATAAATGTTTTTAAGACTTTAAGTGGACCTTGTAAATTTACAAGACTTGGCTTTGTCGTTTAAGCTGTTTTCATAAAATAACATTTCCCTAAACTTGTTTTGCAAATTCATTGAACTTAAGAtgttaattttttgtaataacATTCTTGATGTTCAACTTTGAAAAAGtattttccaatttttttatgCTAAAGTTTGGAAAAGTATTTACTAAATATTTAAATCTATCAATAGTTCATTAGGCTCTATTATTAGACACTCAACTAATTGAATTTAACGACCTAAAAGCTTTAAAAGAACGCATTAAGTTTCTCAATGAGAATTCGTTCTATTTCTAAAATCAACCATGCATGATATATTTGGTTAAAAGACTAAAGTACTTCACACACTATAAACCAGTTTTacatcaatttaaaaaaaaaaaaactacataCTAGTTTGAATTATGGGATCAAtaaatctgaaaaataaaaaaagctaGAATAAAtttccaaaataaataaatatctttatTGAAGCACAACCTTGATAAACTCTAGTCTTTTGTTTTCCCGTACTTTCTGCTTCATTCAATTTGAACGTTTGAGCTTTCACTATATTAGGGTAAAGGattattttaattgttaatcgtttaattaaattttaattttgtctataatatttaaaatattctatttttattctatttaaaattaaaatattttatttaaaaaaaattattttatcccTATTATTAtcgttttaattttcttattcttttatcaCTTTCCTTCACAAATCACTAAAATTAAACCACTTCTATAATCACTACAATTATGATTTTTGTTGCACGTTAGaagaaaattataataaaaaatatatatttaaaaaaaatattttgactaaaaaaataaaataagaagataGAGTTTATTAGTAGTTTATTAGTATACTAATATAGAAGATAGTATTATTGTAGAAAATATGAACGCACTtcaaagaaagaaggaaaaaaaacaCTTGGGAAATAGTCAAGTGGGTGGTGGTTGGGTAACCACCTCGTACCTGAGAGGAAGAGAGCTTCTGCCTTCTAGTTTTCGCAGGTAGACCccagaaataaattaaaatgaataTTATTTTGAAAGAATGTTAGGGTCAgtaattttagtattttgtaATAATCAATTGgctatcaataatatttttaatagtgtgagattACATCTATAGTGGGAGATTACTCACTTTTAATGGTTAAGTGCCGgctaaaaaatacaaaagttgCTGGCCCTAGACTTTTCCATTATTTTGTAATTGTTTACTTAGCTTCCTCTTTCCGGCTCATTCCTAAATAAATTAGTTTCCTATTTTTCGttaatcaaacaaattttaatttttgtttattatattttatattaataatttaaatttagagtTTAAGATTTAGagattagaatttaatttaaaatttaaaacataattaaagtttaaaattaatcatttatactttaaaatttaaattttagaattcaaGAAACATTATACTTCTTACTTTTTCGAAAGCATATTATTAGTATTCACCACTTTTGCAATTAGTTTTGTAGCGTTGCCATTTTAGTTTTTGAGATGACATAACTACCTTTTTGATATTAGCTAGactatattatataaaaataaatggagaatcacaaaataaaaataaaatattaaccGTTAATATTTTTCTAGAACAAATATGAAATAATTAGTGTGAATtcaaatataagaaaaaaaaaacgttaattatctaatatttattattattattattattttcttacgGTATCTCGCAACTCAAGTtggtttaatattttttatttttaataaatcgTTGGATGAAGAAacagttttaatttttatctcaacaacttattaaaaattaatgatgGACAATTTGGATTTTCATTAAAAAGTGGACTAGAGGTTTAATTTGAATCTCTAAACATTTATAGTTAGAGggaaaatatttaaatattctATTCCCTGAAATTATGTGAATATAGTATCTcctactattttttttttcttttttattaaaagaagAAAGTTCTATGGTTGCGCGTATACAGCATATATATAAGTAGAGAAATGAATCATGGCTGCTTAGACTAACAATATCCATCAAAAGCGTTTTCTCTTTGATCTTCGAAACAACCTCAGACACACACACGTGAGCCAAATTAAATATAgaagtaataaaataattattattgttatttataGAGAGTTGAAATCAATCAAGATGGTGAGAACCCCTCATCGGTGTGAGAAAAGTGGAGTGAGGAAAGGAACATGGACACCTGAGGAAGATTCCAAGTTGATTGCTCATCTCACTACGTTTGGTCACCCCACCAATTGGCGCCAACTACCCGGAGCTGCAGGTTCATATAGGAAGAACTTCATAATTTAACTAACTGCTAATTTAACAATTTATAATCATTATTTTAATCACCACTCATTGCTATAccacttattttaaaaatttaagttgtaacaaaaaatacataaataattatatatctaatacatttttttagttttttacaCAATTTTTTTAGTGTGGAAAAATTTTGTATagtcattatttttatttttttatattaatttttttcttttaaagcgaattataaatcttttaatcataaaaattttgatattatattataattattttttttaatttaaaaaatatataaataattatatttttaatatcacCTGCTAATTATATTCAAGATAATTGATTTTTTCTATATGATGATCATAGTTGAGGCATTCATATGCAAATCATTATATGTTTTCTTAAGGTCTTGCAAGGTGTGGAAAGAGCTGCAGATTAAGGTGGATGAATTATTTAAGGCCAGATGTGAAAAGAGGGAATTATACACAAGAAGAAGATGACACTATAGTCAAACTACACAATCAGTTTGGTAATAGGTATGAGCCAACACCTCATTATATTTTTACcgaaattttttataaacaaaaaaaattaaccaaaaataatatgatatttttattaatccgCAAAATCCAGATTAACAAAAATTGTTCAGAGTGACATTAGACACGATCACCTAAGTTTTGCTTGATTAAGAACTACATCTAATAATTGTTGATACAGCAAGGATAACATTGTAACTATAGTTGGTTAGGGTTCAAATGTGAATTAACAATAACTTTATTAGCATCGGTAGTTTTTAGGttaatctctttttttttttaactagtTTTGTTAATGATTGCTACccagtatatattattataatttcttTACAGTGATGATTATGAATCATTTGATATGTTATCGATTAACACTAAATGTATACATGCATcaacttaattaattacttaagGGTATAATAATTACTCCTCTGATGAGTCTCAAATATTATTGTAGATGGTCCATGATTGCGTCTCACTTACATGGAAGATCAGACAACGAGATAAAGAATCGGTGGCACTCCCAACTTAAAAAGCGATTCCAACACACTTCAGCCTCCAATTCAAATAATCATAATGCCTTAATTCAATCAACGGAAGAAGAGATAGTGAATAATAATGCCACTACAAATGAATACCCTTATAGTAATCTTCACAACACTTTTCCAGCTTCTTCTCAAAGCAATACATATGACGATTTTTCTCCATTGAGTGACTTTTTCTACACACCAGCGGTGGATCTTGCTGCACCATTTGGTAATAACTCGGTTTTGGGTATTGATAATGATGATCACTATGCTAATTTCCTGGATAATATGGTACACAGTAGTAACATAGTGCCAATCGGTGCAGATTATGTTTGGACTCAACAGGATTATTCAAGTCCAATCTATGAGGTACAACTTTGGGGTCTATAGGAATAATTTGTAAGGGAGGAAAATGTCATTGCCGTAACGAATACATTTGGGAATTGAAATGAATGCAGACTTTTCCGTAATAACTATAGAAGGCGTGTAAAATCTTATCAGAAGTAGTTAAAATTGTCAAATGATGCTTATATTTGATAGGATAATGCTAAGCTTACATAAGAATTAGtgaatagtataaaatatatattaaaaataaattaaataatatatattcatatataaatatatgataattaattttgacGTATAgacattattttttatataataatgtgATTTTATTTGGTAAGATGTTAATGTGGTTTGTTGATTCAATTggcttttaaagttttttttatggTAATATAACAAGacctatttaaaaataaaaaataaggcCTATTTAATATGCTTTTATAATTAGGACACCATTCATAAAAAGATggcaaaaatatatattttttaaagttgTTTATTTGGTcacatttaaaaaatatagattaataatcaaaatataaattatgaataaaattaaagattttaaaaaagaaataattatattagttattccaactaatattaattcaaacaacactgaattttttaaattaatataaattatttttttaaaaatcttaatttcacaataaattttatttaaagaatttaaaaataaataaaaattatttgactaaaaataaaataattaataataaaaattactaaattaaaatataactcttaaaaaataaaaaaattattaaaagaatgacaaaaattgtaaataaaaactcaaatcttaaaaaattattaaattttgcgaaatgagaaaaaaagattaaaatataataatgagatgtaagtagaaaaataatattataaaatttataaaaaacaataaaaataaaataatcttctaataaattttttgtttaaaatataaattttaaacaaattaaaatattagtatcaaaatcaaattaacgttttcaaaaatataacaATACTTTTTAATAAAGATAACACTTTTAATTTATGACAAGTATCAAAAATTTAATACACAACAATTTAtccaataaataaaatcaaacatTATTTGAGTCTCCTTATAATGATCTCTAGTACATTAGCATTGATGATAAAAAAACACACACCTCCAATTCATGGGAGGattatttacaaataaaaaactaGCCAGTCAATACATTTTTTTGCTTTATAAACTTTGTTAAAAGATAACTCCCAGAGTTTATTTCTTAGATTCTGAATTAGCTTGATAAAGGGAATTGCAATCACTAGTGTACGTACGTAATAGGCCAGCAGAATTCAGTTTAACCCAACCTTGTTGTGGCGCTTTCCATTTCAATCCCCTCCGTATAGCCACAACTTCAAGCAAGCAACTATAAAACGATCCAGTCATTTATGGTTTGAGAATTTTTCAATGTTATTCTGAAAGTTAAAACACCTACCCACATTCCAAAAGGAATCGAGAAAAGAGCAGATATAGTTGTTGGATGTATAAGCTTCATCAACACTTCCACAGCTTTCGGGCAGTCCCTCATCATCACATGGAGGCATGATTCATCCACTCCTCTGCAGTTGCGACAATAAGGGTCGGTCCTATAATTCTTGCTCTTCGTATCGCTGTAAAGAGTCTATTGTGCATTATTTGCCATATAAAAATCTTCACTCTTTGGTCCTTTTCACTTCCACAACATTTTTCAATTGCTATTAGTATCTCCACCATTATTTGCTAGAATAATATTGAAGGCGAAGCTACAGTAAATTCACCCTTggatgttattattattattacaaaaatactatttgtacattaaaattgtataagtatatatattatttagttcattttcaatgtgtattttgtatttcaacatgtattttatactagtaactgattttaatatacacGTAGTATCGTTATTATTAAAGTTAAGTACTTTTTCGTTCGTAATATTTTAGGTCAAAATCAAACTCTTCTCCAACATTTTTCtttattactatatatatatctcTCTCTCTAAGAAAGcaaatcaatgaaaaaaaaaaaatgaaagttgATAAcaggaacaaagagaaagtaaatcCACTTTCACGCGGTTGTTACCGAGGAGATGCCGCCAGTTGCTTCATTGGTCGGGAGTTTTGGTTACGCAGAATAACGACGATGCTCGAAATTGCATCTGTTGGGGTCGTGGCCATTATCGCCCACAAAGAGGTATGGAGAATGTGCGGCACTCGTTGTCGGTTAGTTGACAGGCGGTGTCTTGCTGCGGATGAAAGTCGTCGATACTGGTTGGGAGGCAACAACGCAGCTGCGTAGGTATTGGCAACAGCCTAGAGGTGATACAATGATAATAGATGAGAGGATGTTGATGAGGGTGAGAGAAATTGACGATGGTGGAATggagttttatattttttatttttataagatttaattttataatgtaaagacaaaaaaaaatacttaaattaaaaaaaataaatctctaattttttatcctacaaatatttaaatttttaaaaattaaaaaatagggTAAAACACCCAAATGCACATCAATATTACATAAATTTACCAAATTAGGAAACGTCAACATCTCAAAACACAtttctatataaatcgaattgatTAAATTCGATTTAATAAAACACATAGTAAATCGAATCCAATAGATTGAATTAAGTGAAAAATGTTAATTGAATGAAGATCAAATAAGTGGATTCGAATTAAGTGCATGGTTAAAATGCTAATAAATCGAATGGATTGGTTTTGATTTATATGTTTGCTTCGTCTCTCATAATTCGAATCTAATAGATTCGATTTGCGTGGACTTTAGctataaaatttttgttttgaaaaataatttattaaattagtttttaaaaagtaaattttaaataaatttttagtatttatctttgataaattaaactaaaattaatttttaataagcacaactaataatatttatatttaataataattttttaattttaaaaatattataataaatataaatatataaaaattaaataaatttatatatttattaatatataaagttatattaaattttttaattttaataagaaCAAATTAATAACTTGCATAAATATTTCTATatgaaagagaaataaaaatatattataccTACTTTATTATAGGCTTATTCACTCAACGTAATCTTTTAgtattctttttaaatatttttaatattattattattattattatcaattttttatttattttgtttaaaaaggATCAATAATTCATACATAATAATCTTATTATTGAGAATACCTAAAAAAAAGTactaaaatatgttattttacaTGTTATAAATATTTACCAGACTTTTTTTTCAGTACTCTTCTTATATACTctcaataataaaattattatgtaTGAATTGTTGACATTTTTtggacaaaataaataaaaaattgataataataataataataataaatttttaaatgctaaaaatttatttaaaaattatctttcaaaaattaatttaataaattatttttaaaataaaaattttataccCAAAGTTCACGCAAATCGAATTCATTAGATTCGAACTATGGGAGACAAAACAAACATGTAAATTGAAACCAATTCATTCAATTTATTAgtaggaaaagtctagggggccagcagttttattgaattttggccagcatgtaatcagcagaggaaggtgagctattggatgaaatttcagaccaatctcacaccatcaaatcatcattgatggctagttgatggctaacaatcacaaaaattgctggcccctagcattgctcttaTTAGTATTTTAACCATACATTTAATTCGAATTCACTTGATTCGATTTTCATTCAATTAACGTTTTTCATCTAATTCAAATTTATTGGATTCAATTTATTGTGTGTTTcatgaaattaaatttaatcaattcgatttatataaaaatatactttGTGACTTTAATgttacaattttttaatttgagatatttaaataatattaatatacatttagtttattagtttattgagatattttaccctaaaaaatatatttaaatctttttaagtCTTTTGACTTCCTTAAAACCTAAACACGAGTGGATACTTCCGTCCATTTGTGGCTGGAAAATGTAACGAAAAAGTCTGCCGTGGACACCGTTCGACAGACGTGGACGTTACAGCGTTCTTTTTTCCCTATCAAGAGCTTTGATTTGGTATCCATGGCGAATGATCGCAAAACCCTAGCTGACGCGATCTTCGAATCAGTGCTTTCACGTTGCAAAACGAGGAGCAGAGAATCCAAGTAGCAGCTGCTATTGCTGCTCTGGCTCTTGATCTCGATTTTTTCAAGGCCTCGAATCAAATCTGCGGTGGCGCATAGGAGGCAAACAATTGCTCTGCATCAGTAACAGAGTTAGCCTTCATAACTGCTTCTTGCGCCTTCTGGTCACGAAACAGATAGCACACGCTCCACAGAGTCGTCACGGCGTGACCCGCCGCTGCCCTTGAGACCTTCATCGGCTTGCTCAGTATCGCCGCCACGTGCTGTCCTCGCATATCTCCACTCTGTTAACGACATCGTTTCTAGAAGCTTCAGCACATTCTCCGCCATCAAGGCACTCAGGCTCGATCCATTATAAGGTTTGAGACCTCTTTCACTGCTCCGAGATGTACCAGCTTCAACTTGTTCTTTTTTTCCGTGGAGATTGCCACCAGGCATGACAAAGTGTTCCCGATCACCACTAGATCT is a window from the Arachis stenosperma cultivar V10309 chromosome 3, arast.V10309.gnm1.PFL2, whole genome shotgun sequence genome containing:
- the LOC130965666 gene encoding transcription factor MYB14-like — protein: MVRTPHRCEKSGVRKGTWTPEEDSKLIAHLTTFGHPTNWRQLPGAAGLARCGKSCRLRWMNYLRPDVKRGNYTQEEDDTIVKLHNQFGNRWSMIASHLHGRSDNEIKNRWHSQLKKRFQHTSASNSNNHNALIQSTEEEIVNNNATTNEYPYSNLHNTFPASSQSNTYDDFSPLSDFFYTPAVDLAAPFGNNSVLGIDNDDHYANFLDNMVHSSNIVPIGADYVWTQQDYSSPIYETFP